The Benincasa hispida cultivar B227 chromosome 11, ASM972705v1, whole genome shotgun sequence genome has a segment encoding these proteins:
- the LOC120090011 gene encoding glycine-rich cell wall structural protein 1.8-like, with protein sequence MAISRVVCLGFLLLIGFGLASTARTLLDYDPRTRQYNYDRPTPRVGYDPGHRDESYDNAYGGSSNRGHGIGDSTFGGYSGRYEGGGGRDSGYGSRNDDRGTGYGNGGGYKDVVGHDDGYGSNGGRGRDYGYGGQNGNRGVGYGNGGGYGSVGEHGDGYGSNGGGGYGNGYGPSLRGSTYGNGGGRGSGNGYGDSHGYGARDNGYGSGGGAGGGYGGGNGSAGYGNGGVHRGEYDNNKGSGEEGGYDGRYALKNSISKEN encoded by the coding sequence ATGGCTATCTCTAGAGTTGTGTGCCTAGGCTTTCTTCTCCTCATAGGGTTCGGTTTAGCTTCAACTGCCAGAACTCTTCTCGATTATGATCCACGTACACGTCAATATAATTACGATCGTCCTACTCCACGAGTAGGGTACGATCCTGGCCATCGTGATGAATCTTATGATAATGCATATGGTGGAAGCTCTAATAGAGGACATGGGATTGGAGACTCTACTTTTGGAGGTTATTCAGGACGATATGAAGGTGGTGGTGGACGTGATTCTGGATATGGAAGTCGAAATGATGATCGTGGGACTGGATATGGTAATGGTGGTGGATATAAAGATGTAGTAGGACATGATGATGGTTATGGTAGCAATGGTGGTCGAGGACGCGATTATGGATATGGAGGTCAAAATGGTAATCGTGGGGTTGGATATGGGAATGGTGGTGGATATGGAAGCGTAGGAGAACATGGTGATGGTTACGGTAGCAATGGTGGTGGAGGCTATGGAAATGGTTATGGCCCTTCCCTTCGAGGTTCAACATATGGAAATGGTGGAGGTAGAGGAAGTGGCAATGGCTATGGAGATTCTCATGGATATGGAGCACGTGACAATGGGTATGGAAGTGGTGGAGGAGCTGGTGGTGGCTATGGTGGTGGTAATGGAAGTGCTGGTTACGGTAATGGAGGTGTCCATAGAGGAGAATATGATAACAACAAAGGAAGTGGAGAAGAAGGAGGCTATGATGGTCGATATGCACTCAAAAACTCCATCTCAAAGGAGAATTGA